One window of the Paenarthrobacter ureafaciens genome contains the following:
- a CDS encoding pirin family protein, translating into MTNLEPAPTEQVCPAAVEGQGPCVQLWPEREVPLGGVRAMNVYRTLPQRGLPTVGAWCFLDSFGPDRVAMSVLPHPHCGLQTVTWPLEGAVRHRDSVGSDVVVKPGELNIMTAGNGISHSEFSVLPATQEEIPMSRGLQLWVALPDAHRHREPSFEQHRDLPVVNGEGFTATVMVGEFGGALSPATMFSPIVGADITGSGALALPLRPEFEHAVLVLDGQLVIDGVNVTAGPLAYLGAGRNELRVEAEPDTRFMLLGGEPFGEDLLMWWNFVGRTHDEVEKAREEWEAQGLLDDNAAATARFGLVRGHGPDAGPEAGRIPAPPLPGVRLKPRTRGPQE; encoded by the coding sequence ATGACCAACTTGGAACCGGCCCCCACAGAGCAGGTATGTCCCGCCGCAGTCGAAGGACAGGGCCCGTGTGTGCAGTTGTGGCCGGAACGTGAAGTGCCGCTTGGCGGCGTGCGGGCGATGAACGTCTACCGCACGCTGCCGCAACGGGGACTGCCCACGGTGGGTGCCTGGTGCTTCCTTGACAGCTTCGGGCCGGACCGCGTCGCCATGAGCGTTCTCCCCCACCCCCACTGTGGGCTCCAGACGGTCACGTGGCCCTTGGAGGGAGCGGTGCGGCACCGCGACAGTGTTGGCAGCGACGTCGTGGTCAAGCCGGGCGAATTGAACATCATGACCGCGGGAAACGGCATCTCGCATTCGGAGTTCTCGGTCCTTCCTGCAACGCAGGAAGAAATTCCGATGTCCCGAGGACTGCAGCTGTGGGTAGCCCTCCCCGACGCACACCGGCACCGCGAACCGTCCTTTGAGCAGCACCGGGATTTGCCCGTGGTCAACGGCGAGGGTTTCACCGCCACCGTAATGGTGGGCGAATTCGGCGGAGCGCTCTCCCCTGCCACCATGTTCAGCCCCATTGTTGGTGCTGACATCACGGGCTCGGGCGCGCTGGCATTGCCGCTGCGGCCTGAATTTGAGCACGCGGTCCTGGTCCTTGACGGGCAGCTGGTGATCGACGGCGTGAACGTCACCGCCGGGCCACTGGCCTACCTGGGCGCCGGACGGAACGAACTGCGGGTGGAGGCCGAACCGGACACCCGCTTCATGCTGCTGGGCGGCGAGCCCTTCGGCGAGGATCTGCTGATGTGGTGGAACTTTGTGGGCAGAACCCACGACGAAGTGGAAAAAGCCCGCGAAGAATGGGAGGCGCAGGGATTGCTCGACGACAACGCTGCCGCCACCGCGCGCTTCGGGCTGGTCCGCGGCCACGGACCGGATGCCGGGCCCGAAGCGGGCCGGATTCCCGCTCCGCCCTTGCCGGGAGTCAGGCTGAAGCCGCGCACCAGGGGCCCGCAGGAATGA
- a CDS encoding nitronate monooxygenase — translation MPLFDTPFIAAPMAGGTSTTALVRAVQEGGGLGFLAAGYKSPQAMVAEIAAARSEGLRFGMNVFVPDPGQLHPGPAVLAQLEAYRAELQPDAERYSVTLPPLRLDDDDAWQEKIDALLADPVEYVSFAFGLPGTSVVKALQKAGSVVITSVTTVEEARAAAEEGPDALAVQHSSAGGHTTAFLPRGAGSATAPGTTAALVTQVRSAVELPLIAAGAITDGEALREALAAGASAVQVGTALVRTEESGARQTHKDALGDAQFRETAMTRAFTGRLARSLVNDFVRDHANAPVGYPAIHHLTAPVRASASAAGDPHRLNLWAGTGWRTARTGSATDVVKDFLGGA, via the coding sequence ATGCCCTTGTTCGACACTCCCTTCATCGCGGCACCCATGGCCGGCGGAACATCCACCACGGCACTGGTCCGCGCTGTCCAGGAAGGAGGCGGCCTGGGCTTCCTGGCGGCCGGTTACAAGAGTCCCCAGGCCATGGTGGCGGAGATTGCCGCCGCCCGGTCCGAAGGCCTCCGCTTCGGCATGAACGTCTTTGTGCCCGACCCCGGCCAACTCCACCCCGGCCCCGCAGTCCTGGCACAGCTGGAGGCCTACCGGGCGGAACTGCAACCTGACGCCGAGCGCTACTCAGTGACCTTGCCCCCGCTGCGCCTGGATGACGACGACGCATGGCAGGAAAAGATCGACGCTCTTCTGGCAGATCCGGTTGAATACGTCAGCTTCGCCTTCGGGCTCCCCGGCACCTCCGTGGTCAAAGCCTTGCAGAAGGCAGGGAGCGTCGTGATCACCAGCGTGACCACCGTCGAAGAGGCCCGGGCGGCCGCTGAAGAAGGCCCGGACGCGCTGGCCGTCCAGCACAGTTCGGCAGGAGGCCACACCACCGCCTTCCTCCCGCGCGGTGCCGGGAGCGCCACCGCACCAGGAACGACGGCGGCGCTCGTCACCCAGGTGCGATCCGCCGTCGAGCTTCCCTTGATAGCCGCAGGCGCCATCACTGATGGCGAGGCCCTCAGGGAAGCTCTCGCCGCAGGCGCTTCGGCAGTTCAGGTTGGCACCGCCCTGGTCCGGACCGAGGAAAGCGGTGCCCGGCAAACACACAAAGACGCCTTGGGCGATGCGCAATTCAGGGAGACTGCAATGACGCGTGCGTTCACCGGCCGCCTGGCGCGTTCCTTGGTGAACGACTTCGTCCGCGATCACGCCAACGCACCTGTTGGGTATCCGGCCATCCACCACCTGACAGCACCCGTGCGTGCCTCCGCGTCGGCCGCCGGCGACCCGCACCGCCTCAATCTGTGGGCCGGAACCGGTTGGCGGACCGCCCGGACCGGCTCAGCAACCGACGTCGTCAAGGACTTCCTCGGCGGGGCATAA
- a CDS encoding MFS transporter, which translates to MTKAPDTTAATDTWDGHPKGSSGYRRILAALAMAGVATFAQLYSTQAVLPLMAADLRISAADAALSISLATVGLAVTVLPWSFLADRIGRVRAMAIGIGAATILGLLVPLAPTVPVLLGLRALEGMALGGIPAIAIAYLNEEVTKIHTALAAGSYVAGTTLGGLAGRLVAGPVGELWGWRAAALAVAVLATLSAVLFLLLVPKQRRFTPAPVQGLRGAWRTLSGHATNPKLFALYLQAFLLMGGFVAVYNYLGFRLHAEPFNLPATLVSLIFLAYLSGTVTSRWGAGLTTRFGRRNVLLAGIGVMCAGLALTLFDNLVATLAGLVVFTGGFFAAHSVGSGWTGAIATKGRAQAASLYNLSYYMGSSIIGWAGGLAFQAYGWTALALAVTALAVTTAVVTAVVHRTVPQG; encoded by the coding sequence GTGACAAAAGCACCTGACACCACTGCCGCAACCGATACCTGGGACGGCCACCCCAAAGGCTCCAGTGGCTACCGCCGGATCCTGGCGGCCCTGGCAATGGCAGGTGTAGCCACGTTCGCCCAGCTGTATTCCACCCAAGCAGTCCTGCCCCTTATGGCCGCTGACCTCCGCATCTCCGCTGCCGACGCGGCACTCAGCATCTCCCTGGCCACCGTGGGCCTGGCCGTCACCGTCCTCCCTTGGTCTTTCCTCGCCGACCGCATCGGCCGGGTCCGCGCCATGGCAATCGGAATCGGCGCCGCCACCATCCTTGGACTGCTGGTTCCACTCGCACCCACCGTTCCGGTCCTCCTGGGCCTGCGGGCGCTGGAGGGCATGGCATTGGGAGGAATTCCCGCAATTGCCATCGCCTACTTGAACGAGGAAGTCACCAAAATCCACACGGCCCTCGCCGCCGGCAGCTACGTGGCCGGAACAACCCTGGGCGGATTGGCCGGACGGCTGGTGGCCGGGCCCGTGGGCGAGCTGTGGGGGTGGCGGGCGGCTGCGCTCGCGGTGGCCGTGCTGGCCACGTTGTCAGCAGTCCTCTTCCTGCTCTTGGTCCCCAAACAGCGGCGCTTCACACCGGCTCCTGTCCAAGGCCTTCGGGGCGCGTGGCGCACCTTGAGCGGACACGCAACCAACCCCAAGCTCTTCGCCCTCTACCTTCAGGCCTTCCTGCTCATGGGCGGTTTTGTGGCGGTCTACAACTACCTGGGCTTCCGCCTGCATGCCGAACCGTTCAATCTTCCAGCGACGCTGGTCAGCCTCATTTTCCTGGCCTATCTCTCAGGCACGGTGACGTCACGGTGGGGAGCGGGACTGACGACGCGGTTTGGTCGCCGCAACGTGCTCCTGGCCGGCATCGGCGTGATGTGCGCCGGGCTTGCCCTGACTCTTTTCGATAACCTCGTGGCCACCTTGGCCGGACTCGTGGTCTTTACCGGTGGCTTCTTTGCCGCGCACAGCGTTGGGTCAGGATGGACAGGGGCGATCGCCACGAAAGGCCGGGCACAGGCTGCTTCGCTGTATAACCTCTCCTACTACATGGGCTCGAGCATCATCGGATGGGCGGGCGGGCTCGCCTTCCAGGCCTATGGCTGGACAGCTTTGGCGTTGGCCGTGACCGCCCTGGCCGTCACGACGGCGGTTGTCACCGCGGTGGTTCACCGAACGGTTCCCCAGGGCTAA
- a CDS encoding N-acetylglucosamine kinase produces MNNLDSASHSPSNSSSGLAAPARTVIGLDIGGTKTRGVRFQDGVPVRDESAGSSNVQNVTREQAKANLAELFAKIGGGAVEEVYAGSGGIDTDEGAKALADLIAPHVPGARITVVHDSRLLLAAGGASTGVAVIAGTGSAAWGRNQAGEEARAGGWGYLLGDEGSGYWLGREAVRHSLRRMNQGLEPDALSQALLDSCGVDDPGKLIALFHSPDTGRRYWAQQARLVVEAAAAGDETSQRLLVQAGNDLADLAAQAVRQLGLDGPVILGSGLGMNVVPIQEAFKARLAERGITDVRILDQDPVFGVPRLVAEQRG; encoded by the coding sequence GTGAACAATCTTGACTCCGCAAGCCATTCCCCTTCCAACTCCTCCTCTGGCCTGGCCGCCCCGGCCCGCACGGTGATCGGGCTGGACATTGGCGGCACCAAGACACGCGGCGTCAGGTTCCAGGACGGCGTTCCCGTCCGGGATGAGAGTGCAGGGAGCTCCAACGTCCAGAACGTCACCCGGGAACAGGCGAAGGCCAACCTGGCCGAATTGTTCGCGAAGATCGGCGGGGGCGCCGTGGAGGAGGTCTACGCAGGATCCGGCGGGATTGACACTGATGAAGGCGCCAAGGCGCTCGCGGATCTCATAGCGCCCCATGTGCCGGGTGCCCGGATCACGGTGGTGCACGATTCGCGGCTCCTGCTGGCAGCCGGTGGAGCGAGTACGGGCGTGGCTGTCATTGCGGGCACCGGTTCGGCTGCCTGGGGCCGGAACCAGGCCGGCGAGGAAGCCCGTGCCGGTGGGTGGGGCTATTTGTTGGGGGACGAGGGCAGCGGTTACTGGTTGGGCAGGGAAGCCGTACGCCACAGCCTGAGGCGCATGAACCAGGGCCTGGAGCCTGACGCGTTGAGCCAGGCGTTGTTGGACTCCTGCGGCGTTGATGATCCGGGAAAGCTGATCGCCCTTTTCCACTCCCCGGACACTGGTCGCCGGTATTGGGCGCAGCAGGCCCGGCTTGTTGTGGAGGCGGCCGCCGCAGGCGATGAAACCAGCCAACGGTTGCTCGTCCAAGCGGGCAACGACCTCGCGGACCTTGCCGCCCAAGCCGTGCGTCAACTGGGCCTGGACGGACCGGTGATCCTCGGCAGCGGCTTGGGGATGAACGTGGTGCCAATCCAGGAGGCGTTCAAGGCCCGTTTGGCTGAACGCGGCATCACGGACGTCCGGATCCTGGATCAAGACCCCGTGTTCGGCGTGCCACGGCTCGTGGCCGAACAGCGCGGCTGA